A genome region from Triplophysa rosa linkage group LG24, Trosa_1v2, whole genome shotgun sequence includes the following:
- the lrrc17 gene encoding leucine-rich repeat-containing protein 17: protein MRLLRGLLLLLFPVFWAADARKDEGRSGRWMRGRGRARAVKRFAADCKESSANGEKYLDCQERQLKAVTLGWPEDIDHLLLARNRIQVLRDNTFSNFRNLRSLDLQQNEISRIEENAFSGLSKLTTLLLQHNHLQVVIEDVLIPMPQLRYLRIHDNPWRCDCQLDSLVRFIQVPSNRHFGNYAKCAEPTAFWGSKLKKLDVDQLCIPQQEKVEIPQTEHEKLPAPIKQSDASTLCHTYMHPVPHLDCRNRELKTVPADIPLDIVRLDLSKNNIKQLRPKEFVTVKDLKLLNLSGNSLERIDTAAFAGLLYLNELDLSNNSLKNFQYGVLEDLYFLKRLSLGNNPWICDYNIHYLIYWLKHHRGVYHTGLVCGEPEEFRGWSVEDYVKTYNGECPKDLQFGQTADPAGITAQELTAETEEEELGPIPYRGPKKYEIIRLT from the exons ATGCGGCTGCTCCGCGGTCTGCTGCTACTGTTGTTCCCGGTATTCTGGGCAGCCGATGCGCGAAAGGACGAGGGACGAAGCGGGCGCTGGATGCGGGGCCGAGGCCGGGCTCGCGCCGTCAAGCGCTTTGCGGCGGATTGCAAGGAATCTTCGGCCAATGGGGAAAAATACTTAGACTGCCAAGAGCGCCAGCTGAAAGCAGTGACGTTGGGATGGCCGGAGGATATTGACCACCTGCTGCTGGCGCGGAACAGGATCCAGGTGTTGCGAGACAACACCTTCAGCAATTTCCGGAACCTGAGAAGCCTCGATTTGCAGCAAAATGAAATATCACGCATAGAAGAGAACGCGTTCAGCGGCCTCAGCAAACTTACAACTTTATTGCTGCAGCACAACCATCTGCAGGTGGTAATCGAGGATGTGCTGATTCCAATGCCGCAACTAAGGTACCTGCGTATCCATGACAACCCCTGGAGGTGTGACTGCCAGCTGGACAGCCTGGTGCGGTTCATACAGGTCCCCAGTAACCGTCATTTTGGCAATTACGCCAAGTGTGCAGAGCCCACTGCATTCTGGGGGAGCAAACTTAAGAAGCTGGATGTGGATCAGCTGTGCATCCCACAGCAGGAAAAAGTAGAAATCCCACAAACAGAGCATGAGAAGCTACCAGCTCCGATAAAACAATCTGACGCGTCCACTCTGTGTCATACCTACATGCACCCTGTACCCCACCTGGACTGCAGAAACAGAG aacttAAAACCGTGCCAGCGGATATACCGCTGGATATCGTGAGACTGGATCTGTCCAAAAACAACATCAAGCAGCTGAGACCCAAGGAGTTTGTGACTGTTAAAGACCTTAAACTCCTGAACCTGAGTGGAAACAGTCTAGAAAGAATCGACACAG CTGCCTTCGCCGGCCTTCTGTACTTGAACGAGCTGGACCTCTCCAACAACAGCCTGAAAAATTTCCAGTACGGTGTTCTGGAAGACCTTTACTTCCTGAAGAGACTATCTTTGGGGAACAACCCTTGGATCTGTGATTACAACATTCACTACTTGATCTACTGGCTCAAGCACCATCGTGGGGTCTACCACACAGGTCTGGTGTGCGGTGAACCAGAGGAGTTTCGAGGTTGGTCGGTGGAGGATTATGTGAAGACCTATAACGGAGAGTGTCCTAAAGACTTACAGTTTGGCCAGACGGCGGACCCGGCGGGCATCACAGCTCAAGAGCTCACTGCTGAGACAGAGGAAGAAGAACTGGGGCCTATACCTTACAGAGGGCCGAAAAAATATGAGATCATTCGTCTGACTTGA